From Synoicihabitans lomoniglobus, the proteins below share one genomic window:
- a CDS encoding GNAT family N-acetyltransferase — translation MSSTALPPVPGPTQRLVFRHPHDEHAAFFLSLLNDPLFVRFTGDRGIRDLAGARGYIAKLAAHRQRWGYGLDVIVLRATDEPIGACGFVRRAELDAPDIGFGFLAAHHRQGYGFEAAAATMHHGRTTLALDLILGITQPDNTASIRLLEKLGLRLTESRTLPGLARPQFVYSTDPTRLSPNR, via the coding sequence ATGAGCTCCACCGCGCTCCCGCCGGTGCCCGGACCGACCCAGCGGCTGGTCTTTCGCCACCCACATGACGAGCATGCGGCCTTCTTTCTGAGCCTCCTCAACGATCCGCTCTTTGTTCGATTCACCGGCGACCGTGGCATTCGGGATTTGGCCGGTGCCCGCGGCTATATCGCCAAACTCGCCGCTCACCGCCAACGGTGGGGCTACGGCTTGGATGTCATCGTGCTCCGCGCGACCGATGAGCCCATCGGCGCTTGCGGCTTCGTGCGTCGCGCAGAACTCGACGCCCCCGATATCGGATTTGGCTTTCTCGCCGCGCACCACCGCCAAGGCTATGGTTTCGAAGCGGCCGCCGCGACCATGCACCACGGCCGCACCACCCTGGCACTCGACCTCATCCTCGGCATCACCCAACCCGACAACACCGCCTCCATCCGGCTGTTGGAAAAACTGGGCCTCCGTCTCACCGAATCCCGAACCCTCCCCGGGCTCGCCCGTCCCCAATTCGTTTACTCCACCGACCCGACCCGTTTGTCACCTAATAGGTGA
- a CDS encoding peptide chain release factor family protein — translation MDLPTQIDERLTALGVTTEDVEEKFVRGTGPGGQKINKVSSTVVLRHRSSGIEVRRQEERSQVANRRLAWLALCEKLEARRNAARAQALAAREKERRRKRTKSPAQKRRMVADKRHRSSIKQRRGRVSDD, via the coding sequence ATGGATTTACCAACCCAAATCGATGAGCGACTGACCGCCCTGGGCGTTACGACCGAGGATGTGGAGGAAAAATTTGTGCGCGGAACCGGCCCGGGCGGGCAGAAAATCAACAAGGTTTCCTCCACGGTCGTGCTGCGCCACCGCTCTTCCGGCATCGAAGTGCGGCGGCAGGAGGAACGTTCCCAAGTCGCAAATCGTCGGCTGGCGTGGCTGGCTCTTTGCGAAAAATTGGAGGCCCGGCGCAATGCCGCTCGCGCCCAGGCGTTGGCGGCGCGCGAGAAGGAACGCCGTCGCAAACGCACCAAATCTCCCGCGCAGAAACGTCGCATGGTCGCCGACAAACGTCATCGCAGCTCGATCAAACAACGCCGCGGGCGGGTGTCGGACGACTGA
- a CDS encoding AAA family ATPase produces MINGSTWSQNLRAEIGKAVIGQDAVIERLLVALLANGHVLLEGMPGLAKTLLIKSLGTALGVQFERIQFTPDLLPSDVVGTMIFQPKTGEFTAHRGPIFANLVLADEINRAPAKVQSALLEAMQERQVTIGGTTHPLPKPFFVMATQNPVEQEGTYPLPEAQVDRFLFKLLVDYPDADEEALMMERWGQVTKAPELQAASSGAELLELRNAVDQVHVSPAVQGYILALVRGSRALTVPDAKGYHLLSFGASPRASLALYQASRALAWLRGEDFVSPALVQDVAHDVMRHRVGLTYEAEAAEQTPDKILAELIAKTPVPSV; encoded by the coding sequence ATGATCAACGGATCCACCTGGTCTCAAAATCTCCGCGCTGAAATCGGCAAAGCCGTCATCGGCCAAGACGCCGTCATCGAGCGACTCCTCGTCGCCCTGCTGGCCAATGGCCACGTTTTGCTAGAAGGCATGCCCGGTCTGGCCAAGACCTTGCTGATCAAATCACTCGGCACCGCCCTCGGCGTGCAGTTCGAACGCATCCAATTCACCCCCGATTTGCTGCCGAGCGACGTGGTCGGCACGATGATTTTCCAACCCAAGACCGGGGAATTCACCGCCCACCGCGGACCGATCTTTGCCAATTTGGTGCTGGCCGACGAAATCAACCGCGCCCCGGCCAAGGTGCAAAGCGCGCTGCTCGAGGCCATGCAGGAGCGCCAGGTCACGATCGGCGGCACGACCCATCCGTTGCCGAAACCGTTCTTCGTCATGGCGACGCAAAATCCGGTTGAGCAGGAGGGCACCTACCCGCTGCCCGAGGCCCAGGTGGACCGTTTCCTCTTCAAACTCCTCGTCGACTACCCGGATGCCGACGAAGAGGCGCTCATGATGGAGCGCTGGGGTCAGGTGACCAAGGCACCGGAGTTGCAGGCCGCCTCCAGTGGTGCCGAGTTGCTGGAACTGCGCAACGCCGTCGATCAGGTGCACGTGTCCCCGGCCGTCCAGGGCTACATCCTCGCCCTCGTGCGCGGCAGTCGAGCGCTCACCGTGCCCGACGCCAAGGGATACCATTTACTCAGTTTCGGCGCTTCGCCCCGCGCCTCTCTGGCGCTCTATCAAGCGTCCCGGGCGCTGGCCTGGTTGCGCGGGGAGGACTTCGTTTCGCCCGCTCTGGTGCAGGACGTCGCGCACGATGTGATGCGTCACCGCGTCGGCTTGACCTACGAAGCCGAAGCCGCCGAACAGACGCCGGACAAAATCCTCGCGGAACTCATTGCGAAGACTCCCGTCCCGTCGGTTTGA
- a CDS encoding DUF58 domain-containing protein, which yields MPPDANELVTTSALALLRRLEWRVRHAVETVLSGEYRSAFRGRGMEFDQVVRYEFGDDVRDIDWNVTARLGEPYRKKFVEEREITFMVLFEDSPSLQFGSGAQSKREALLELAGLVMMLGAINRDRVGCIHATPDGYSFHEPMRGRGAIMHTAATLVGSTAPDVNEPRTVEMPWRLLAKAAPKHSILIWLGDFPPRQVPDGWSVMTRRYQPMGFRVDDPWERELPTGDRFAAYDPTSGQLITLDGSRAERTAHEKWRAQREEQWTSLFPDPLSRLVVGTDESRLDALVRFFHTRLRAM from the coding sequence ATGCCACCCGACGCCAACGAACTCGTCACCACCTCCGCCCTCGCCCTGTTGCGGCGTCTGGAGTGGCGGGTGCGTCACGCCGTCGAAACCGTGCTCAGTGGCGAATATCGTTCGGCCTTTCGCGGTCGCGGCATGGAATTCGATCAAGTCGTGCGCTACGAATTCGGCGACGACGTGCGCGATATCGATTGGAATGTCACCGCCCGGCTCGGTGAACCTTATCGCAAAAAATTCGTCGAGGAACGCGAGATCACCTTCATGGTGCTGTTCGAGGATTCGCCGAGCCTGCAGTTCGGCTCCGGCGCCCAGTCCAAACGCGAAGCCCTGCTCGAACTTGCCGGACTCGTCATGATGCTCGGGGCCATCAACCGGGATCGCGTCGGCTGTATTCACGCCACGCCCGACGGCTACAGCTTTCACGAACCGATGCGCGGTCGCGGCGCCATCATGCACACTGCCGCGACCCTCGTCGGCAGCACCGCCCCCGACGTCAATGAACCGCGCACCGTCGAGATGCCCTGGCGCCTGTTGGCCAAGGCCGCGCCCAAGCATTCGATTCTTATCTGGCTCGGCGATTTCCCGCCCCGCCAAGTGCCCGACGGCTGGAGCGTCATGACGCGACGCTATCAGCCCATGGGCTTTCGCGTCGACGACCCGTGGGAACGCGAGCTGCCCACCGGCGACCGCTTCGCCGCCTACGATCCGACCAGCGGACAACTCATCACGCTCGACGGCAGTCGCGCCGAACGCACCGCCCACGAGAAATGGCGCGCCCAACGCGAGGAACAGTGGACGTCGCTGTTTCCCGATCCACTCAGTCGCCTCGTGGTCGGCACCGATGAAAGCCGACTCGACGCCCTCGTGCGCTTTTTTCACACCCGGCTTCGAGCCATGTAG
- a CDS encoding VWA domain-containing protein: MINYTLHDPLWFLALLALPLIFWLRQRRKLPVRVVPFAAAWHRPSAVSVSRFPVVIAVLGLVLLVTGLARPQRVEDRREVRQQGYDLILAVDLSGSMLAEDYQRAGKRINRLQAIKPVITAFINERPGDRIGIVVFSGRAYTLAPLTFDHDWLAKQVERLRIGMIEDGTALGDGLGVALSRLEQADKTTDNQRQGAFVILLTDGANNRGALDPIDAADIARSRGIPVYTIGAGRNGLVHYPRIDPNTGRTMGYRQIVSELDETTLRKVADLTGAEYFPADDSNTIEAAFNAIDRERKIEFEAKSYLLADELFIWFAAPGATLLLIAAGLAASSRPGRRSTAEMLSTA; this comes from the coding sequence ATGATTAACTACACGCTCCACGACCCGCTTTGGTTTCTCGCGCTGCTCGCCTTGCCTCTCATTTTTTGGCTGCGGCAACGGCGCAAGTTACCCGTGCGGGTGGTCCCGTTTGCGGCGGCGTGGCATCGCCCGTCGGCCGTGAGCGTATCTCGCTTTCCCGTCGTGATCGCGGTGTTGGGTCTGGTGTTGCTCGTCACCGGTTTGGCCCGGCCTCAGCGCGTCGAGGATCGCCGGGAAGTGCGCCAGCAGGGTTACGATCTCATCCTAGCGGTCGACTTGTCCGGCTCGATGTTGGCCGAGGACTATCAACGCGCGGGCAAACGCATCAACCGTCTGCAGGCGATCAAACCCGTCATCACCGCATTTATCAACGAGCGCCCCGGCGACCGCATCGGCATCGTCGTGTTTTCCGGCCGCGCCTACACGCTCGCTCCGCTGACCTTTGACCACGACTGGCTGGCCAAACAGGTCGAACGCCTGCGCATCGGCATGATCGAGGACGGCACCGCCCTCGGCGATGGACTGGGCGTGGCATTGTCCCGCCTGGAGCAGGCCGACAAGACGACCGACAACCAACGTCAGGGCGCCTTCGTCATCCTCCTGACCGACGGTGCCAACAACCGCGGCGCCCTTGATCCCATCGACGCCGCCGACATCGCCCGCAGTCGCGGCATTCCGGTTTATACGATCGGGGCCGGCCGCAACGGGCTCGTTCACTATCCGCGCATCGATCCCAACACCGGCCGCACCATGGGCTACCGCCAGATCGTGTCGGAACTTGATGAGACCACCTTGCGCAAAGTCGCCGACCTCACCGGGGCAGAGTATTTCCCGGCCGACGACAGCAACACCATCGAAGCCGCCTTCAATGCGATCGACCGCGAGCGGAAGATCGAGTTCGAAGCCAAATCCTATCTGCTCGCGGACGAACTTTTCATCTGGTTCGCCGCGCCCGGCGCCACGTTATTGTTGATCGCCGCTGGTCTGGCCGCGTCCAGCCGTCCGGGGCGTCGTTCCACCGCCGAGATGCTCTCCACCGCATGA
- a CDS encoding VWA domain-containing protein — MTFHWPHAFWLLLLPVGFVIAELTRRVRSVSAAHPKIMRAEASPAGLSLVAPTARHSGPRVRWRLWLGLVLVIVAFARPQYGEIEEPVFEQAREILIAVDLSRSMLAPDVAPSRLERSKLLITSLLERLEGERVGLIVFAGTAFLQSPLSADYEILREFLPALTPDYLPEGGTEYAALLDTALDAFSEESGADRFLIVLSDGESQTEAWQQRIDAIRERDIRVLSLGIGTADGAMLPDGAGGFVKDERGAVVLSRLNHTTLEELARRSGGMYRDASAWVDLADLLRQTVEAGQQGEFVDKKSARRIERFQWALAPGLLILLWCLWREFPVQPRQRAMTIKPKRAAANTLGLGLFIAATCAPAPESHAVEIAQPPLPTAPQSGHDTPPESPNFEAPLNELITRLAIQPAVAATEYAEVADHTLAYGHGVLSAGQKPQPSVVYDALDAVDVGEGLDANAADWPTLRTELKKLLEDSEQNPEDQDQGDEGEDGDEGEDGDKGDQGDQGQDGDQEEDGDKGENGDQGKDGQSGENGESGESGDQEGEGQEGDQPQDPSEQNGDNPNESGQSQEDRTQQPSESAFGDLDEPQEAPEPRQAEPQPRDPGSQKIGGQQTQSNEAQQNPELAVPLQKLDQLKQQDSPAQLYQLMQDPTAQPPKTGRDW; from the coding sequence ATGACCTTTCACTGGCCCCACGCTTTTTGGCTGCTGCTGCTGCCGGTCGGTTTCGTCATCGCGGAACTCACGCGGCGCGTGCGCTCCGTCAGCGCGGCGCATCCGAAAATCATGCGGGCCGAAGCTTCGCCCGCGGGACTAAGTTTGGTGGCCCCGACCGCCCGCCACAGTGGCCCCCGCGTGCGCTGGCGGCTGTGGCTCGGGCTTGTGCTGGTCATCGTCGCTTTCGCCCGCCCCCAATACGGTGAAATCGAAGAACCCGTTTTCGAGCAGGCTCGTGAAATTCTCATCGCGGTGGATCTTTCCCGTTCGATGCTCGCGCCCGATGTCGCCCCGTCGCGACTCGAGCGCAGCAAACTGCTCATCACGAGTTTGCTCGAACGCCTCGAAGGCGAACGCGTCGGCCTGATCGTATTTGCCGGCACCGCCTTCCTGCAGAGCCCGCTCAGTGCCGACTACGAGATTCTGCGCGAATTTCTACCCGCTCTCACGCCGGATTATTTGCCGGAAGGCGGCACCGAATACGCGGCCCTGCTCGACACCGCCCTCGACGCCTTCAGCGAGGAGAGCGGCGCGGACCGCTTTTTGATCGTGCTCAGCGACGGCGAGTCACAAACCGAGGCATGGCAGCAACGCATCGATGCCATTCGCGAGCGCGACATCCGCGTGCTCAGCCTCGGCATCGGCACCGCCGACGGCGCGATGTTGCCCGATGGCGCGGGAGGTTTTGTCAAAGACGAGCGCGGTGCCGTCGTCCTCTCCCGGCTCAACCACACCACCCTCGAAGAACTCGCCCGTCGCTCCGGCGGGATGTATCGCGACGCCAGCGCATGGGTTGATCTCGCCGACCTGTTGCGCCAAACCGTCGAGGCCGGTCAACAAGGTGAATTCGTCGACAAAAAGAGCGCTCGGCGCATCGAGCGTTTCCAATGGGCGCTGGCCCCGGGACTGCTGATTCTACTGTGGTGCTTGTGGCGCGAATTCCCGGTGCAACCTCGCCAACGCGCCATGACCATAAAACCCAAACGCGCCGCCGCCAACACCCTCGGACTCGGATTGTTTATCGCCGCCACCTGCGCACCCGCCCCGGAATCGCACGCAGTGGAAATCGCGCAGCCCCCCCTGCCGACCGCGCCGCAAAGTGGGCACGACACCCCGCCCGAATCACCGAACTTCGAAGCACCCCTCAACGAACTGATCACGCGTCTCGCCATCCAGCCAGCCGTGGCTGCGACCGAATATGCGGAAGTCGCCGACCACACTCTCGCCTACGGCCACGGCGTGCTCAGCGCCGGACAAAAACCTCAACCGAGCGTCGTCTACGATGCCCTCGACGCGGTCGATGTCGGCGAAGGCCTGGACGCGAACGCCGCCGATTGGCCCACCTTGCGAACGGAACTCAAAAAACTGCTCGAAGACTCCGAGCAAAATCCCGAAGACCAAGACCAAGGCGACGAGGGCGAAGACGGAGACGAAGGTGAAGATGGCGACAAAGGTGATCAAGGCGACCAGGGCCAGGACGGCGACCAAGAAGAAGATGGGGACAAAGGAGAAAACGGTGATCAAGGAAAGGACGGCCAATCCGGCGAAAACGGCGAATCCGGTGAGTCAGGCGACCAAGAGGGCGAAGGCCAGGAAGGCGACCAACCACAGGATCCTTCCGAACAAAACGGCGACAACCCCAACGAGTCCGGTCAGTCCCAGGAGGATCGCACCCAACAGCCGTCCGAGTCCGCGTTTGGTGATCTGGACGAACCCCAGGAAGCGCCCGAGCCGCGCCAGGCTGAGCCGCAACCGCGCGATCCCGGCAGCCAAAAAATCGGCGGACAACAGACCCAGAGCAACGAGGCCCAGCAAAATCCCGAACTCGCCGTGCCGCTGCAAAAACTCGATCAATTGAAGCAACAGGACTCCCCTGCTCAACTCTACCAACTCATGCAAGATCCCACAGCTCAGCCGCCCAAGACCGGGCGCGATTGGTGA
- a CDS encoding BatD family protein: MRCLRFIPLLLVIALPAWAQSVRWQPAGGFLARGQVTDLVLIFDNCEPSGEINLPDVPNLIFGPPQRGTQSSMNIVNGRTQSTSIVYFAYPSRPRNDDPVNIPSFTVATNVGPLSVAPVSFQVREATVGDSSIPVSFAANSKLAIGQGQLWAGEVVPIDYTLSVSARFRANLGSEPEWDPTPLIVEEWAEPTRGNEGTNADARALLTYSSRGYIRQPGTYAIPTVQQMVNIGVPSAGFLQSMRAEQYAITSDPVQLVVRPLPTPAPADFTGAVGDFRLVSKVVPEQARIGEPVTWTLSLEGTGNWPEISSLPAREASNSFRVVQPQATRTTAEGKLFDGSITEDVVLIPTQTGTFKLGPVSWTYFNPRTGKYRTLTAPETELLVDGTLIPPPPNQTAAASGNSPPPDVANGPSSGPALGNPTRPEPAPASPAALPGDPLPGSAAAMRPLRRPQVVATAITLAVLIPLLWLTLSSLRALRLDPGRSARAARQRLKSRIDAVGRTSAKPDREIALIAWQRDTALLWESRHAAPAPDLFADDAAWTQLWHEADRALYGEDGQLPPDWTTRAYEALARKRAPRFPVLSALAPRHLFPAIAVLIALSFSPDAGATSAVESYAAGDFAAAETAWRENLSTQPTDWIAHHNLALALAQQGRWGEAGAHAAVAFVQNPRDPSVRWHLTYTLERSGFTPPIIGEFAHPGWPEKIAREASPAQWQLVLLGGLLAGCIAIALVLGRAYGMRMGGSKSLAWLAGIIGVFAMVTAAYSLQTYGLTANQQAVLTWRSTELRSIPTDLNSEQETTTLAAGSLSRVQKSFLGWRQLAFPNGQTGWVRQEELVPLWRAAE; this comes from the coding sequence ATGCGCTGCCTTCGTTTCATTCCTCTCCTGCTCGTCATCGCCCTCCCCGCGTGGGCGCAGTCGGTGCGCTGGCAGCCCGCCGGCGGCTTCCTCGCTCGCGGCCAGGTCACCGACCTCGTTCTCATTTTCGACAACTGCGAACCGAGCGGCGAAATCAACCTGCCCGACGTGCCCAACCTGATCTTCGGCCCCCCTCAACGCGGCACGCAGTCCTCGATGAACATCGTCAACGGACGCACCCAGAGCACGAGCATCGTATACTTCGCCTACCCCTCGCGCCCGCGCAACGACGACCCGGTCAACATCCCGTCCTTCACGGTGGCCACCAACGTCGGCCCGCTTTCCGTTGCCCCCGTTTCATTCCAGGTGCGCGAGGCCACCGTCGGCGATTCCTCCATTCCGGTTTCCTTCGCCGCCAATTCCAAACTGGCCATCGGTCAGGGTCAGCTCTGGGCCGGCGAGGTCGTGCCCATCGACTACACGCTCAGCGTTTCCGCCCGTTTCCGCGCCAACCTCGGCTCCGAGCCGGAATGGGACCCCACGCCGCTCATCGTGGAGGAATGGGCCGAGCCCACCCGGGGCAACGAAGGCACCAACGCCGACGCTCGCGCCCTGCTCACGTATTCGTCACGCGGTTACATTCGCCAGCCCGGCACCTACGCCATTCCCACCGTGCAACAGATGGTCAACATCGGCGTGCCTTCGGCCGGCTTCCTTCAGTCCATGCGCGCCGAGCAATACGCCATCACCAGCGATCCCGTCCAACTGGTGGTGCGACCGTTGCCCACGCCCGCCCCCGCCGATTTCACCGGGGCGGTCGGCGATTTCCGCCTCGTATCGAAAGTCGTGCCCGAACAAGCCCGCATTGGTGAACCGGTCACGTGGACCCTCTCCCTGGAAGGCACCGGCAACTGGCCCGAGATATCCAGCCTGCCCGCCCGTGAAGCGTCCAATTCCTTCCGCGTCGTGCAACCCCAGGCCACGCGCACCACCGCCGAGGGCAAGCTCTTCGACGGATCAATTACCGAGGATGTCGTCCTCATTCCCACGCAAACCGGCACGTTCAAACTCGGTCCCGTCTCCTGGACTTACTTCAACCCGCGCACCGGCAAATACCGCACGCTCACCGCCCCGGAAACCGAGCTGCTGGTCGACGGCACGTTGATTCCTCCCCCGCCCAACCAAACTGCAGCCGCCTCCGGCAACTCCCCGCCGCCGGACGTCGCCAACGGGCCGAGCAGCGGTCCGGCACTGGGAAACCCGACCCGACCCGAACCCGCGCCGGCCTCACCCGCCGCTCTGCCAGGCGATCCGCTCCCGGGATCAGCCGCCGCCATGCGCCCGCTGCGTCGTCCTCAAGTCGTCGCGACCGCCATCACCCTCGCCGTCCTGATTCCCTTGCTCTGGCTCACCCTGAGTTCACTCCGAGCATTGCGCCTCGACCCGGGTCGCTCCGCGCGAGCCGCGCGCCAGCGTCTCAAATCTCGCATCGATGCCGTCGGTCGCACGTCCGCAAAACCCGACCGCGAGATCGCCTTGATCGCTTGGCAACGTGACACCGCCCTGCTCTGGGAATCCCGCCATGCCGCGCCCGCGCCTGATCTCTTCGCCGACGATGCCGCCTGGACCCAGCTCTGGCACGAAGCCGACCGCGCGCTTTACGGCGAGGATGGTCAACTGCCGCCGGATTGGACCACCCGCGCCTACGAGGCGCTCGCCCGGAAACGCGCTCCCCGTTTTCCCGTGCTCAGCGCCTTGGCGCCCCGCCATCTCTTTCCCGCCATCGCCGTGCTCATCGCCCTGAGCTTCTCGCCCGATGCCGGCGCCACCTCGGCGGTTGAGTCCTACGCCGCCGGTGATTTCGCCGCCGCCGAGACCGCATGGCGCGAGAACCTCAGCACTCAACCCACCGATTGGATCGCCCATCACAACCTCGCGCTCGCGCTCGCCCAACAGGGCCGCTGGGGCGAAGCCGGCGCCCATGCCGCCGTGGCGTTCGTGCAAAACCCGCGCGACCCGTCGGTCCGTTGGCACCTCACGTATACGCTCGAACGCAGCGGCTTCACCCCGCCGATCATCGGTGAATTCGCCCACCCGGGATGGCCCGAAAAGATCGCCCGGGAAGCCTCCCCCGCCCAATGGCAACTCGTGTTACTCGGTGGCCTGTTGGCGGGCTGCATCGCCATCGCCCTCGTATTGGGCCGCGCCTACGGGATGCGGATGGGTGGATCGAAATCCTTGGCCTGGCTCGCCGGCATCATCGGCGTGTTCGCCATGGTGACCGCCGCCTACAGCCTGCAAACCTACGGACTCACCGCGAATCAGCAGGCCGTGCTCACGTGGCGTTCGACCGAGCTACGTTCGATTCCGACCGATCTCAACAGCGAACAGGAAACGACCACCCTCGCCGCCGGCTCTCTCTCCCGCGTCCAAAAATCCTTCCTCGGCTGGCGTCAACTCGCTTTCCCCAACGGTCAAACCGGCTGGGTGCGCCAAGAAGAACTCGTCCCACTGTGGCGCGCGGCTGAGTAG
- a CDS encoding NUDIX hydrolase, giving the protein MSNATQETVLALLREHADRATDAHEAAMLTATLAFVAAEPDCAERSLAVGHLTGSAWIVDATRTRTLLTHHRKLNMWLQLGGHADGNLNLAEVAMTEAREESGLRRLRMVSGTLFDVDRHRIPARQQEPEHWHYDLRFMIEADPEEPLVVSAESHDLAWIEIANMAAYNAEESMLRMARKTLGH; this is encoded by the coding sequence ATGAGCAACGCGACCCAGGAAACCGTGCTCGCCTTGCTGCGGGAACATGCGGATCGAGCGACGGATGCGCACGAGGCGGCCATGCTGACGGCGACGTTGGCCTTCGTGGCCGCGGAGCCGGACTGTGCGGAGCGGTCGCTGGCGGTGGGTCATCTCACCGGTTCCGCGTGGATCGTGGATGCGACGCGCACGCGGACCTTGCTCACTCACCATCGCAAGTTGAACATGTGGCTCCAACTGGGGGGGCACGCGGACGGTAATCTGAATCTGGCCGAAGTCGCCATGACGGAAGCCCGCGAGGAAAGCGGACTGCGCCGGCTTCGCATGGTGAGCGGAACGTTGTTTGATGTGGATCGCCATCGCATTCCCGCTCGCCAGCAGGAACCCGAACATTGGCACTACGACCTGCGCTTCATGATCGAGGCTGATCCGGAGGAACCGTTGGTGGTGTCAGCGGAATCCCACGATCTTGCGTGGATCGAAATCGCCAACATGGCCGCTTATAATGCGGAGGAGTCGATGCTGCGCATGGCGCGGAAGACTTTGGGTCACTGA
- a CDS encoding TIGR00730 family Rossman fold protein, giving the protein MSKLLCVYCASSRDLDPKYYAAGAAVGRGLAERGWGLIYGGGNAGTMGEVARGVHQAGGRVVGVIPEFMKVRELAYHQADELITVDSMRERKRVMADRADAYITLPGGIGTLEEVSEIMVERGLARHRKPLVILNQDGFYDDLLRFLERMVVERFKSAGLRKLMHVAATVDEVWPLLEEADGFEADALWQNR; this is encoded by the coding sequence ATGAGTAAGCTTCTTTGTGTATACTGTGCTTCGAGCCGCGATCTCGATCCGAAATACTATGCGGCGGGGGCGGCGGTCGGACGTGGATTGGCCGAACGCGGCTGGGGATTGATCTACGGGGGTGGCAACGCCGGCACCATGGGCGAAGTGGCGCGGGGCGTGCACCAGGCCGGAGGGCGGGTGGTGGGCGTCATCCCGGAATTCATGAAAGTGCGTGAACTCGCCTATCACCAAGCCGATGAATTGATCACGGTGGACTCCATGCGGGAGCGCAAACGGGTCATGGCCGATCGCGCTGACGCCTACATCACACTGCCGGGAGGAATCGGCACGTTGGAAGAGGTGAGTGAGATCATGGTCGAACGCGGCTTGGCCCGTCACCGCAAGCCGCTCGTGATTCTCAACCAAGATGGCTTTTATGACGACCTGCTGCGGTTTTTGGAGCGCATGGTGGTCGAGCGTTTCAAGTCTGCCGGTCTGCGCAAACTCATGCACGTGGCTGCTACGGTCGATGAGGTATGGCCTTTGCTGGAAGAAGCGGACGGTTTCGAAGCGGACGCGTTGTGGCAAAACCGATGA
- the gluQRS gene encoding tRNA glutamyl-Q(34) synthetase GluQRS produces MTAKTSPYLGRLAPSPTGRLHLGHARTFWVAQQRALAAGGDLLLRNDDLDASRCRPEFVDAFIEDLTWLGIMWRPPIVTQSQRLDRYRLALHQLHTAGTIYPCHRSRREVAEAAAAPHEDGLNDEPLFPPAWRSPADAPLPPLTNPVECNWRFRVPDGEAISFRDSCTGLETAVAGRDFGDFLVWRKDDAPSYQLACAVDDGEMGITEVVRGEDLIKSTFRQLLLLRALDLPEPTYYHAPLMTDDQGERLAKRHDALSLRALREQGITPSEILAKFRP; encoded by the coding sequence GTGACTGCGAAAACCTCACCTTATCTTGGCCGACTCGCCCCTTCGCCCACCGGGCGTTTGCATCTGGGGCACGCGCGCACCTTCTGGGTGGCACAGCAACGCGCCCTCGCCGCCGGCGGAGATCTGCTGCTTCGCAATGACGATCTCGACGCCAGCCGGTGCCGCCCCGAATTCGTGGACGCATTTATCGAGGATCTGACATGGCTCGGTATCATGTGGCGCCCTCCCATCGTCACGCAAAGTCAACGCCTCGACCGCTACCGGCTCGCCCTGCATCAACTGCACACCGCCGGCACCATCTATCCCTGTCATCGATCGCGGCGCGAAGTCGCCGAGGCCGCCGCCGCGCCACACGAAGACGGACTCAACGACGAACCGCTTTTCCCGCCCGCCTGGCGCTCTCCTGCCGACGCCCCACTCCCGCCCCTTACCAACCCGGTGGAGTGCAATTGGCGCTTTCGCGTGCCCGACGGTGAAGCCATCTCCTTTCGCGACTCCTGCACCGGCCTTGAAACCGCGGTCGCCGGACGCGATTTCGGCGACTTCCTCGTGTGGCGCAAAGACGACGCGCCCAGTTACCAACTCGCCTGCGCGGTTGACGACGGCGAAATGGGCATCACCGAAGTCGTCCGCGGAGAAGACCTCATCAAATCTACCTTCCGTCAGCTGCTCCTCCTGCGCGCGCTCGATCTCCCCGAACCTACCTACTACCACGCGCCCCTCATGACCGATGACCAAGGCGAACGCCTCGCCAAACGCCACGATGCCCTCAGCCTGCGTGCTCTCCGCGAACAAGGCATCACGCCGAGCGAAATTCTCGCAAAATTCCGGCCGTAG